A part of Paenibacillus donghaensis genomic DNA contains:
- a CDS encoding DUF3231 family protein, producing MGILNGNSKDEPMHYGEIFSIWQFSAKAKGTLSNLQAYLYHAGDKGLKSIIDDLIDQSHREIKTCDKLLKDNGIAPFPLLPDRPSVKLEDIPAGARFSDQEIAAAVSAGIAMSLVECSQIMSMCIREDIAAQFLKIHTQMAALGHAILKLNKQRGWLIPPPLQLKRPELVHA from the coding sequence ATGGGAATTCTAAACGGCAATTCCAAAGACGAACCGATGCACTACGGTGAAATATTCAGTATATGGCAATTCTCTGCCAAAGCCAAAGGTACCTTGTCCAACCTGCAGGCTTATCTGTATCATGCCGGAGATAAAGGGCTGAAGAGCATTATTGATGACCTGATCGACCAGTCCCACCGTGAGATCAAGACCTGTGACAAGCTGCTGAAGGACAATGGCATTGCACCTTTCCCACTGCTCCCGGACCGCCCTTCGGTCAAGCTGGAGGATATTCCGGCCGGCGCACGCTTCTCCGACCAGGAGATTGCCGCTGCTGTTTCTGCGGGCATTGCAATGAGCCTGGTGGAGTGCAGCCAGATTATGAGCATGTGCATCCGTGAGGATATCGCCGCGCAGTTCCTCAAGATCCACACTCAGATGGCAGCCCTTGGCCACGCCATCCTGAAGCTGAACAAACAAAGAGGCTGGCTGATTCCGCCGCCGCTTCAGCTCAAACGACCAGAGCTTGTTCACGCTTAA
- a CDS encoding serine/threonine protein kinase — MLVGWRAFIRAWRDYPLEEGAWINGRYQVLSVIGMGSYGLTYCCLDGQHGTAVLLKQAKPSRRKLATSLLAREQAVLRQLEHPYIPACRDYFEYQQSAWLVTDYVEGETLEQQIFEQGRVFTEPEVLRWALRLLDPIAHVHSKGYVHLDLRIPNVMICDEEVYLIDFGLARNIGDYSRPPDRMPPEIDSDLEDAAHLMLFMLYSAYEPQAAEQEGSWREELKLSASLELILCRLLKLEGKPYVCAEELIQDLEKCHRTDSG; from the coding sequence ATGCTGGTAGGCTGGCGTGCATTTATACGTGCCTGGCGGGATTATCCGTTGGAAGAAGGGGCCTGGATCAACGGAAGGTATCAGGTGCTATCCGTCATTGGTATGGGCAGCTACGGCTTAACCTATTGCTGCCTTGACGGTCAGCATGGAACAGCAGTGCTGCTGAAGCAAGCGAAGCCCAGCCGCAGGAAGCTTGCCACCAGCTTGCTGGCCCGTGAGCAGGCTGTTCTGAGGCAGCTGGAGCACCCCTATATTCCGGCTTGCCGGGATTATTTCGAGTATCAGCAATCTGCATGGCTGGTTACGGATTATGTGGAGGGAGAAACGCTGGAGCAGCAGATTTTTGAGCAGGGCCGGGTATTCACAGAGCCGGAGGTGCTGCGGTGGGCGCTGCGGCTGCTGGACCCGATAGCCCATGTGCACAGCAAAGGGTATGTGCATCTGGATCTGCGGATTCCCAATGTGATGATCTGTGATGAAGAGGTGTACCTGATTGATTTCGGTCTGGCGCGTAACATAGGCGATTACAGCAGGCCGCCAGATCGGATGCCTCCCGAGATTGACTCGGATTTAGAAGATGCTGCCCATCTGATGCTGTTTATGCTGTATTCTGCCTATGAGCCGCAGGCTGCGGAGCAGGAAGGCAGCTGGCGGGAGGAATTGAAGCTGTCTGCTTCGCTGGAGCTGATCCTGTGCCGGCTGCTTAAGCTGGAGGGGAAGCCTTATGTGTGTGCTGAAGAGCTGATCCAAGATCTAGAGAAGTGCCATCGTACGGATAGTGGGTAG